In Eleutherodactylus coqui strain aEleCoq1 chromosome 4, aEleCoq1.hap1, whole genome shotgun sequence, the following are encoded in one genomic region:
- the LOC136624378 gene encoding gastrula zinc finger protein XlCGF57.1-like yields MERNRDKMAESIFTLTLGILFQLIGEDYTVVKKTSSDGCQAPVSDGWGRPLSPITGPPPRPLILEEINEQKILELTNKMIELLTGEVPIRCQDVTVYFSMEEWEYLEGHKDLYKDIMMEDHQPPLSPGRSSKRTAAERCPRPLLPQDDQLVKLEEDLIPIDATETHVRWYQPCKEEIPTDDPPDDDTRSSEGQLISTDCKAEEYGITQDTYEEPANIPDIPSALHIKLLSSDPSKQVPSSDSSQTDEQHRIYGREVEHKGVDTQKKSYSCPECGKSFTQKGNLGTHQLIHTREKPYLCFECGQSFTFKSHFVRHERIHTGEKPYSCSECGKSLKNKKSFVKHQRLHTGEKLLSCSECGKSYTQKSQLVDHQRTHTGVKPYSCSECGTGFTTKAVLVRHQIIHTGEKPFSCADCGKCFNAKGNLVTHQRIHTGEKPFSCAVCGKCFTQKSDVARHEIIHTGEKPFLCADCGKCFISKANLVGHQRAHTGEKPFSCAVCGKCFISKANLVGHQRIHTGEKPFLCTDCGKCFNIKGNLVAHQRAHTGQKP; encoded by the exons atggagaggaaccgggacaagatggcggagagtatattcaccctcaccctagggatactcttccagcttataggagag gattacacggtagtgaagaagacttctagtgatggctgtcaggccccggtgtctgatggatggggaagacccctgagcccaatcacagggcctccacctcgccccctgatactggaggagatcaatgagcagaagatcctagaactcaccaacaagatgattgagctgctgactggagag gttcctataaggtgtcaggacgtcactgtctatttctccatggaggagtgggagtatttagaaggacacaaggatctgtacaaggacatcatgatggaggaccaccagccccccctatcaccag gtagatccagtaagagaacagcagcggagagatgtccccggcctcttcttccacaggatgatcag ctggtgaaactggaggaagatctgatccctattgatgctacagagacacatgtgaggtgGTATCAGCCATGTAAGGAGGAGatccctacagatgaccccccag ATGATGACaccaggagctcagagggacagctgatatcaacagattgtaaagcagaagaatatggtatcacacaagatacatatgaagagcctgccAATATCCCAGATataccctcagcccttcacatcAAACTTCTATCATCTGATCCTTCTAaacaggttccatcttctgattcatcacagactgatgAGCAACATAGAATTTATGGAAGAGAGGTTGAACATAAAGGAGTTGACACACAGAAAAAGTcctattcatgtccagaatgtgggaaatcttttacacAAAAAGGAAATCTTGGTACACATCAGCTAATTCACACACGAGAAAAGCCATATTTGTGCTTTGAATGTGGGCAATCTTTTacatttaaatcacattttgttaGACATGAGCGAATCcatacaggagaaaagccatattcatgttctgaatgtgggaaatctcttaaaaataaaaaatcttttgtgaaacatcagagacttcacacaggggagaagttattatcatgttcagaatgtgggaaatcttatacccagaaatcacagcttgttgatcatcagagaactcacacaggggtgaaaccatattcatgttcagaatgcgggaCAGGTTTTACTACAAAAGCagttcttgttagacatcagataattcacacaggggagaagccattttcatgtgcagattgtgggaaatgttttaatgccAAAGGAAATCTTGTTacgcatcagagaattcacacaggggagaaaccattttcatgtgcagtttgtgggaaatgttttacccagaaatcagaTGTTGCTAGACATGaaataattcacacaggagagaagccatttttatgtgcagattgtgggaaatgttttatctcCAAAGCAAATCTTGTTGGACATCAGAgagctcacacaggggagaaaccattttcatgtgcagtttgtgggaaatgttttatctcCAAAGCAAATCTTGttggacatcagagaattcacacaggggagaagccatttttatgtacagattgtgggaaatgttttaatatcAAAGGAaatcttgttgcacatcagagagCTCACACAGGGCAAAAACCATAG